A window of Lacibacter sediminis contains these coding sequences:
- a CDS encoding phosphoribosylaminoimidazolesuccinocarboxamide synthase, giving the protein MNSFQFPNQTNYYKGKVRDVYSIGTNWLVMIASNRISAFDVILPRPIPYKGQVLNQIAAYMLHATEDICPNWLVNVPAPNVSIGKRCVPFKIEMVVRGNLVGHAWRTYASGKRELCGAAMPDGLKENDYFPTPIITPSTKADAGHDEDISPAEIAAQGICSEAEWNQLSSYALQLFARGKEIAAKQGLILVDTKYEFGKIGETIYLMDEIHTPDSSRYFYADGFEERQQTGERQKQLSKEFVREWLIENNFMGKEGQTVPEMSDEWINTISKRYVELYEKVIGQAFVPEELSDEETQSRIIKALGELV; this is encoded by the coding sequence ATGAATTCATTTCAATTTCCCAATCAAACAAACTATTATAAAGGCAAGGTCAGAGATGTGTACAGTATTGGTACCAACTGGCTTGTGATGATTGCCAGTAACCGTATTTCAGCTTTTGATGTTATTCTTCCACGTCCTATTCCTTATAAAGGACAGGTATTAAACCAAATTGCTGCATACATGCTGCATGCAACCGAAGATATTTGTCCTAACTGGCTGGTAAACGTGCCTGCACCTAATGTAAGCATCGGCAAACGTTGTGTTCCGTTTAAGATAGAAATGGTGGTGCGTGGCAATCTTGTTGGTCACGCATGGAGAACCTATGCCTCGGGCAAAAGAGAACTTTGCGGTGCAGCAATGCCAGATGGTTTGAAAGAAAATGATTACTTCCCTACTCCCATTATTACTCCCTCGACAAAAGCAGATGCGGGTCATGACGAAGATATTTCGCCAGCAGAAATTGCGGCACAGGGAATATGTTCAGAAGCAGAGTGGAACCAATTAAGCAGTTACGCATTGCAACTGTTTGCACGTGGAAAAGAAATTGCAGCCAAACAGGGATTGATACTTGTTGATACCAAATATGAATTTGGGAAAATAGGTGAAACTATTTACCTGATGGATGAAATACATACCCCTGATTCATCCCGCTATTTTTATGCAGATGGTTTTGAGGAACGCCAGCAAACAGGTGAACGCCAAAAACAATTAAGTAAAGAGTTTGTAAGAGAATGGCTGATCGAAAATAATTTCATGGGCAAGGAAGGACAAACCGTTCCTGAAATGAGCGATGAATGGATCAACACCATCAGCAAACGTTATGTTGAACTTTACGAAAAAGTGATCGGACAAGCTTTTGTACCAGAAGAACTGAGTGATGAAGAAACTCAATCACGTATCATAAAAGCTCTGGGTGAGCTGGTATAA
- a CDS encoding TonB-dependent receptor: MRKKLPVLLLLLTSCLISISSFAQSVTIKGSVKGTSTGEALPAVSVTVKGSSAGVYTNDKGEFSITVPSLPVTLVISSVNFETKEVTVASASQQVEVSLTSSSPQMGEEIVVSATRVAIRKIESPVTIEQVSAANIRNSPASTFYEVVQNLKGVDMLTSSLTFKTPTTRGFNGSGNTRFNQITDGMDNQAPGLNFSVGSIIGLSELDVDNMELLPGASSALYGPGGMNGTLLINSKSPFKYQGFSFQIKQGIMHADRKYRQEVSPYYNWNLRWAEKIGERAAFKITSEFIQAKDWLAADQRNYKRLGTTGNLIPGTRTTDPNYDGVNVYGDETTFDLVPFLQGIGGQAPFLAPYINTLTGSPINVSRTGYAERDLVDPNTVNFKLGGAFHYKITDDLEAIAMGYIGSGNSVYTASDRYSFKNFIIKQYKLELKAKNWFIRGWATQEDAGESYNATVTTRLTNEAIRKTVTFTNGQPTPQLTDWAVIYSQAFLAGKLSGLTDIDAHNNARSVSDAGAPKPGTDQFKQIFDRVRSVPISKGGGLFIEKSDLYVAEGQYNFSHLTGNVVDILVGGDFRRFVLDSEGTLFADSAAPIPINQFGGYAQVSKKLLKDRLNLTVSGRYDKNENFDGRFTPRATALIKVNKNNSIRLSYQTAYRFPSTQQQWINLRVGGDVLLIGGVTELRDYYKFNSNPIYSLESVQAGAPKVYDYKALKPENVTSYELGYKGVVADNKLLIDVYGYYGQYENFLARTLVVQSKTGNISGLNSASTRQVYSVPVNTEAKVKTYGYGLGLEYKLPGNFVVTVNGSSDVLQDIPPGYVAFFNSPKYRANVIVGNNQLGKRKNIGFNIAYRWQDSYFFEGDFANGEVPAIQTLDAQFSYKIPKTKSLFKLGANNLLNQYYYHAPGNPSVGGLYYVSYSYNIF, from the coding sequence ATGCGAAAAAAACTGCCAGTTTTACTACTGCTGTTAACGTCCTGCCTTATTTCCATTTCCTCTTTTGCTCAATCTGTAACTATAAAAGGAAGTGTAAAAGGTACCAGCACCGGAGAAGCCTTGCCAGCTGTTTCAGTAACAGTGAAAGGCTCATCCGCCGGCGTTTATACAAATGATAAAGGAGAGTTTAGCATTACTGTTCCTTCTTTACCAGTAACACTTGTGATATCTTCTGTTAATTTTGAAACCAAAGAGGTGACTGTTGCTTCAGCTTCACAACAGGTTGAAGTTTCTCTTACTAGCAGCAGTCCTCAAATGGGGGAAGAAATTGTTGTTTCAGCGACGAGGGTAGCAATCCGTAAAATTGAATCGCCGGTAACAATTGAACAAGTGAGTGCAGCTAATATCCGCAACTCACCGGCTTCAACATTTTATGAAGTTGTTCAAAATCTGAAAGGTGTGGATATGCTTACATCATCACTTACTTTTAAAACTCCTACAACAAGGGGTTTTAACGGAAGTGGTAATACTCGTTTCAACCAGATTACGGATGGAATGGATAATCAGGCTCCCGGTCTTAACTTTTCAGTAGGAAGCATAATTGGCTTGTCGGAACTTGACGTAGATAATATGGAATTGCTCCCTGGTGCATCATCGGCTTTATACGGCCCGGGTGGTATGAACGGAACATTATTGATAAACAGTAAAAGCCCATTCAAATACCAGGGTTTTTCTTTCCAGATAAAGCAGGGAATTATGCACGCTGATCGAAAATATCGCCAGGAAGTTTCTCCCTACTACAATTGGAATCTTCGTTGGGCAGAAAAGATAGGAGAACGTGCTGCATTTAAAATTACATCTGAATTTATACAGGCAAAAGACTGGCTCGCTGCAGATCAACGTAATTATAAACGCCTTGGTACAACAGGGAATCTTATTCCCGGTACACGCACAACCGATCCGAATTATGATGGTGTGAACGTTTATGGTGATGAAACAACTTTTGATTTAGTACCATTCTTACAAGGCATTGGAGGGCAAGCTCCTTTTCTAGCCCCATACATTAATACTTTAACAGGCAGCCCGATCAATGTATCACGTACTGGCTATGCTGAACGGGATTTGGTTGACCCCAACACAGTAAATTTCAAATTAGGAGGGGCATTTCATTATAAAATAACTGACGATCTTGAAGCCATTGCAATGGGATATATTGGGTCTGGCAACTCGGTTTATACTGCCAGCGATCGCTATTCATTTAAAAACTTTATTATTAAACAATACAAATTAGAATTAAAGGCAAAGAATTGGTTTATCCGTGGATGGGCCACTCAGGAGGATGCAGGTGAATCGTATAACGCAACTGTCACTACCAGGCTTACAAACGAAGCAATTCGAAAAACAGTAACCTTTACAAATGGTCAACCTACACCACAACTTACAGATTGGGCAGTTATATATTCTCAGGCTTTTTTAGCGGGTAAATTATCAGGTTTAACTGATATTGATGCTCATAATAATGCCAGGAGTGTTTCAGACGCAGGAGCACCTAAACCAGGCACCGATCAGTTTAAACAAATTTTCGATCGAGTAAGGTCGGTCCCTATTTCTAAAGGAGGAGGCTTATTTATTGAAAAATCAGATTTGTATGTTGCGGAAGGACAGTATAATTTCTCGCACCTGACAGGTAATGTTGTCGATATCCTGGTTGGCGGTGATTTTCGCAGGTTTGTTCTGGATTCAGAAGGCACTTTGTTTGCCGATTCTGCTGCTCCGATACCAATTAATCAGTTTGGCGGCTATGCTCAAGTGAGTAAGAAATTGCTGAAAGATCGTTTGAATCTTACGGTATCTGGCCGTTACGACAAAAATGAAAACTTTGATGGACGATTTACTCCAAGAGCAACAGCTCTCATTAAAGTAAATAAAAATAACAGCATCCGCCTGTCCTATCAAACAGCCTATCGTTTTCCCAGTACGCAGCAGCAATGGATCAACCTGAGAGTAGGTGGAGATGTGCTCTTGATTGGAGGTGTAACAGAGTTAAGAGATTATTACAAGTTTAACTCGAATCCTATTTACTCGCTAGAAAGTGTTCAGGCCGGTGCACCAAAGGTTTATGACTATAAAGCGTTGAAACCGGAAAATGTAACCTCATATGAACTTGGTTATAAGGGTGTGGTTGCCGATAATAAACTGCTGATCGATGTTTATGGTTATTATGGACAGTATGAAAATTTCCTTGCACGTACATTGGTGGTTCAGTCAAAAACAGGGAATATTTCCGGTTTGAACAGTGCTTCAACACGACAGGTTTATTCTGTACCTGTTAATACTGAAGCAAAAGTAAAAACCTACGGTTATGGGTTGGGGCTTGAGTATAAGCTTCCGGGTAATTTTGTAGTCACAGTAAACGGTTCTTCCGATGTATTGCAAGATATTCCACCTGGTTACGTAGCATTTTTTAACTCTCCGAAATATCGTGCAAATGTGATCGTCGGAAATAACCAGTTAGGCAAACGCAAAAATATTGGATTCAATATCGCTTATCGTTGGCAGGATTCTTATTTCTTCGAAGGTGATTTCGCAAACGGTGAAGTGCCTGCCATTCAAACATTGGATGCACAGTTCAGTTATAAGATACCTAAAACAAAATCGTTGTTTAAATTAGGTGCTAATAACCTGTTGAATCAATATTATTATCATGCACCGGGTAACCCTTCAGTAGGTGGATTATATTATGTGAGTTATTCTTACAACATATTCTAA
- a CDS encoding fasciclin domain-containing protein yields MKKIVSYSLVALLLLSSCNKDISAPVPNSFPTPTGQSIGDIINTDANYSLLKHALTRAGLLTAVTNKNSVFTLFAPSNAAFTASGIPSTAVIDAVPLAQLTAILSYHLIPGQKVSSAGITTTFPNVQMPTGLIFPAPNTNPLARFSIFPSRRGSAAWANNIPVTAADIAVANGVMHQVAAIVAPPTKLLLDTIKNDPDLDYLEAALVRADSGLSTTSAPSFQYYLGNAAIAPGANFTVFAPNNAAFQALIYFLVYQQVFALTGSAATADAQANGAVAAGPAFLATNNVTTALVRGVVAYHVLTQRAFAVNFPGTATNYPTFVNASIPAHPGVAVSSTITGGFATGLSVKGVGNPSAASAIPTAAGVDRPAINGVFYKINQVLLPQ; encoded by the coding sequence ATGAAAAAGATTGTAAGCTACTCACTGGTTGCCTTGCTGTTACTGTCTTCGTGTAACAAAGATATTTCCGCGCCGGTGCCAAACTCATTCCCAACTCCAACGGGACAAAGCATTGGAGATATCATTAATACAGATGCTAATTATTCATTGCTGAAACATGCATTAACACGTGCTGGTTTATTAACTGCTGTTACAAATAAGAACTCAGTGTTTACGTTATTTGCCCCTAGTAACGCAGCATTTACAGCATCAGGAATACCAAGCACAGCAGTAATCGATGCAGTGCCATTAGCTCAACTTACTGCTATTTTAAGTTATCACCTTATACCTGGTCAGAAAGTAAGTTCAGCAGGTATTACTACAACGTTCCCCAATGTGCAGATGCCTACAGGTTTAATTTTCCCGGCACCTAACACAAATCCATTAGCACGCTTCAGTATTTTTCCTTCACGCAGAGGCAGCGCAGCATGGGCAAACAATATTCCTGTGACTGCTGCAGACATTGCGGTTGCAAATGGAGTTATGCACCAGGTGGCAGCAATTGTTGCACCTCCTACTAAATTGTTACTCGATACTATTAAAAATGATCCGGATTTAGATTACCTGGAAGCTGCTCTTGTCAGGGCTGATTCGGGATTATCAACCACTTCAGCGCCAAGTTTTCAATATTATTTAGGTAATGCTGCTATTGCGCCGGGAGCTAATTTTACTGTGTTTGCACCTAATAATGCAGCTTTCCAGGCGCTTATTTACTTCCTGGTTTATCAACAGGTATTTGCGTTAACCGGAAGTGCTGCTACAGCCGATGCTCAGGCAAATGGTGCTGTTGCTGCAGGCCCCGCATTTTTAGCAACAAATAACGTAACCACCGCTTTAGTAAGAGGAGTTGTGGCTTATCATGTTTTAACACAACGTGCATTTGCAGTGAATTTTCCAGGCACTGCTACCAATTATCCAACGTTTGTGAATGCATCGATACCAGCGCATCCTGGTGTTGCTGTTTCATCAACTATTACCGGAGGATTTGCTACGGGCTTAAGCGTAAAAGGGGTAGGTAATCCAAGCGCTGCGTCTGCTATACCGACTGCAGCTGGTGTTGATCGTCCCGCAATCAATGGCGTATTTTATAAAATCAATCAGGTTCTCTTGCCACAATAA
- a CDS encoding putative sugar nucleotidyl transferase, which yields MIPVFLQRANLNQQMQIILFDTGTRATFYPFSLTRPLSEFRCGIFTAKERWAFVLQQEVFALTENYLTNAYPFSPGEGDDFLYINASVILSNELVGELKALTSESALLRNSNLIAVRTKNRLTFPITTEQTKHCREVEGPVTVRFLHYPYDLVLANDQMIRTDIELIRSKKLSAAISSTNQLINPEQIFIEEGAEVEYCTLNASTGPIYIGKNALLMEGSMIRGPFVALENAVVKMGSKIYGATTVGKKCTVGGEIKNSIFFDYSNKAHDGYLGDAVIGSWCNIGAGASCSNVKNTAGEVKFWNPLLHQWISAGTKCGVMLGDYSKVSINASLTTGMVSGICSNILTTGLSPKFIADFTWNIHTGEKYILEKALHDIENWMQMKQQSLTNNDKQILEYIYARQT from the coding sequence ATGATTCCTGTATTTTTACAACGGGCCAATTTAAACCAGCAGATGCAGATCATTTTGTTTGATACAGGAACCAGGGCAACATTTTATCCGTTTTCGCTAACAAGGCCTTTATCTGAATTTCGTTGTGGCATCTTTACAGCTAAAGAACGTTGGGCATTTGTATTACAGCAGGAAGTATTTGCCCTTACGGAAAATTATTTAACCAACGCTTACCCATTTTCACCAGGTGAAGGAGATGATTTTTTATACATCAATGCATCCGTTATTTTATCAAATGAATTAGTGGGAGAACTAAAAGCATTAACATCTGAGAGTGCACTGCTTCGAAATAGTAATTTAATTGCTGTTCGAACGAAGAACAGATTGACATTTCCAATAACAACAGAACAAACGAAACATTGTAGGGAAGTTGAGGGTCCTGTTACTGTTCGGTTCCTGCATTATCCTTATGATCTTGTGCTCGCAAACGATCAAATGATTCGCACAGATATTGAGTTGATCCGTTCAAAAAAACTATCTGCTGCAATTTCATCAACCAATCAGTTAATTAATCCTGAACAGATCTTTATTGAAGAAGGAGCGGAGGTTGAATATTGCACACTCAACGCATCAACCGGGCCAATTTATATTGGAAAAAACGCATTACTGATGGAAGGCAGTATGATCCGTGGACCGTTTGTTGCGCTGGAAAATGCAGTGGTAAAAATGGGTAGCAAAATTTATGGTGCAACCACAGTTGGAAAAAAATGTACGGTTGGTGGAGAAATTAAAAATTCGATCTTTTTCGATTATTCAAATAAAGCACATGATGGTTATTTAGGGGATGCGGTGATTGGTTCCTGGTGCAATATTGGCGCAGGTGCTTCCTGCTCCAATGTGAAAAATACAGCTGGCGAAGTAAAATTCTGGAATCCATTATTACATCAATGGATCAGCGCAGGAACAAAGTGCGGCGTAATGCTGGGCGATTATTCAAAAGTATCCATCAATGCATCGCTCACAACAGGAATGGTAAGTGGCATTTGCAGCAACATTCTCACTACAGGGTTATCGCCTAAATTTATCGCCGATTTTACCTGGAACATTCATACGGGTGAAAAATACATATTGGAAAAAGCTTTGCATGATATTGAGAACTGGATGCAAATGAAGCAGCAATCGTTAACTAACAACGATAAGCAGATACTGGAATATATTTACGCCCGACAAACATAA
- the tpiA gene encoding triose-phosphate isomerase, translating to MRQQVAAANWKMNLTYQQAEELINGIIHTPFTLGADQRAVFAVPFPYLTMVVEKLKGKINTGVAAQNAYTKTSGAYTGETSVEMLKSINVGYVVLGHSERREYFNETNQMLAEKVNTALAAGITPIFCCGEALDIREAGTQNEYVGNQLKESLFHLSADELKKIIIAYEPIWAIGTGKTASAEQAQEMHAHLRSVLAAQYGTEVANEISILYGGSVKGSNAKEIFGQPDVDGGLVGGASLKADEFVQIIQALK from the coding sequence ATGAGACAGCAAGTAGCCGCAGCAAACTGGAAAATGAATTTGACCTATCAACAGGCTGAGGAATTAATTAATGGCATCATTCACACACCTTTTACATTAGGAGCAGATCAACGTGCAGTTTTTGCTGTGCCGTTTCCATATCTGACAATGGTGGTAGAGAAGCTGAAAGGAAAGATCAACACAGGTGTGGCAGCTCAAAACGCTTATACAAAAACTTCAGGTGCATATACAGGTGAAACTTCAGTTGAAATGTTGAAGTCGATCAATGTTGGTTATGTAGTATTAGGTCATAGCGAACGCCGTGAATACTTTAACGAAACCAATCAAATGCTTGCAGAAAAAGTAAACACTGCTTTAGCTGCAGGTATTACACCGATCTTCTGTTGTGGTGAAGCATTGGATATTCGTGAAGCAGGCACACAAAATGAGTATGTGGGTAATCAATTGAAAGAAAGTTTATTTCATTTAAGTGCCGATGAACTAAAAAAGATCATCATTGCATATGAACCTATCTGGGCAATTGGTACGGGTAAAACTGCATCGGCAGAACAGGCGCAGGAAATGCATGCACATTTGCGTAGTGTATTAGCTGCACAGTACGGTACAGAAGTTGCAAATGAAATTTCTATTTTGTATGGTGGCAGTGTAAAAGGTTCTAATGCAAAAGAAATTTTTGGTCAGCCTGATGTTGATGGCGGACTTGTAGGTGGCGCATCATTAAAGGCAGATGAGTTTGTACAGATCATTCAGGCATTAAAATAA
- a CDS encoding hemerythrin domain-containing protein, with protein sequence MKREEQLQPLSHQHHNGLMAALLLKKGVGKQADPTVMDDFIVSVWNGELRNHFIKEEVYLHPHVLQIPALMDKYEQMKTEHHQIRRIVDAIRSGDSSIALITDFHTLLEKHIRFEERDLFPFIEEQIQPEQLNELGRNLEPLESKACSDYPVKFWE encoded by the coding sequence ATGAAGCGTGAAGAACAGCTGCAACCGCTTTCGCATCAACATCACAATGGATTGATGGCTGCATTACTTCTGAAAAAAGGAGTAGGGAAGCAGGCTGATCCAACAGTGATGGATGATTTTATTGTGTCTGTATGGAATGGGGAATTAAGAAACCATTTCATTAAAGAAGAAGTATATCTGCACCCACATGTGTTGCAGATACCTGCGCTCATGGATAAATATGAGCAAATGAAAACGGAGCATCACCAGATACGACGTATCGTTGATGCGATAAGAAGCGGTGATTCAAGCATAGCACTCATCACCGATTTTCATACCCTTCTTGAAAAACATATCCGCTTTGAAGAGCGTGATCTGTTCCCGTTTATTGAAGAGCAGATACAACCGGAACAGTTAAATGAACTGGGTAGAAATTTAGAGCCGCTTGAAAGCAAGGCCTGCTCTGATTATCCTGTAAAATTCTGGGAATAA
- the kefF gene encoding glutathione-regulated potassium-efflux system oxidoreductase KefF, with protein MAKVLILFAHPAMEKSRVHKRLVEHIPRSADIRFHDLYERYPDFDIDVPYEQRLLLQHDVVIFQHPFYWYSSPAIIKQWQDLVLEHGWAYGTGGRAIAGKKFMHAISTGGSKNSYTEEGRNKYSLADYMLPFQQTAYLCDVEYLPPFVIHGTHRLPETDMDLHALQYEQMLLALVQDRISKPEIESCIYMNDLVPIPNAIQS; from the coding sequence ATGGCAAAAGTCCTCATCCTCTTTGCACATCCTGCAATGGAAAAGTCAAGGGTGCACAAACGTCTTGTTGAGCACATTCCGAGATCGGCTGATATACGGTTTCATGATCTGTATGAACGTTATCCCGATTTTGATATTGATGTTCCTTACGAACAACGCTTGTTACTGCAGCATGATGTGGTGATCTTTCAACATCCGTTTTATTGGTATAGTTCTCCTGCTATTATCAAACAATGGCAGGATCTGGTGTTGGAACATGGCTGGGCCTATGGTACAGGTGGCCGTGCAATTGCAGGTAAAAAATTTATGCATGCCATATCAACCGGCGGTTCCAAAAATTCTTATACCGAAGAAGGCAGGAATAAGTATTCGCTTGCAGATTACATGTTGCCGTTTCAACAAACTGCATATTTATGTGATGTTGAATACCTGCCACCGTTTGTGATACACGGTACGCATCGTTTACCCGAGACCGATATGGATCTTCATGCGTTACAGTATGAACAGATGTTGCTTGCACTTGTGCAAGACCGCATCAGCAAACCCGAGATCGAGAGTTGTATTTACATGAATGATCTTGTTCCTATTCCTAACGCAATACAATCATAA
- a CDS encoding monovalent cation:proton antiporter-2 (CPA2) family protein, translating into MDNNSILFQAMVYLAAAVVMVPLAKRLGLGSVLGYLLAGILIGPTVLQFIGTEGQDLMHSAEFGVVMMLFLIGLELEPALLWKLRKAILGLGGLQVLITSIIISGIAYFLDLPWQSSLAIGMALALSSTALVLQTLAEKGINRTTAGRSAFAVLLFQDIAVIPMLAFFPLLAIAGLTPADVNVNEAEGWIESQSGWMRALIVSGAIGFIIIGGRYLIPPIFRLVAATQLREMFTATALLLVVGIAVLMSSVGLSPALGTFLSGVVLANSEYKHELESDIEPFKGLLLGLFFIAVGASINFELIMNQPLLIFGLVLALMFVKAVVLLVLGKIFKLLVDQNIIFSSSLSQVGEFAFVLLSFSLTEGIVERGYVEILMAVVAISMALTPIAFFLNEKIVLPFIDKRLSSNKTEKEADAVNEKNPVIIAGFGHFGNTIGRFLRAHGVRTTVLDIDSNRVEFLRKMGFKVYYGDASRYDILLAAGAAEAKMIIIAVDDPEKRLQMIETIKKHFPDLQMLVRSSTREDTYDQMNAGILHIYRETIDTSLRMGVDAMKILGHRAYTAQRAARTFFRYDEQKLKDLSKLRDNEKEYINQAREYIEELEEIIKADTKQLHLVKDLGWDEDSLIADEKVKKDE; encoded by the coding sequence ATGGATAATAATTCAATTCTTTTCCAGGCGATGGTGTATTTGGCAGCTGCTGTTGTAATGGTGCCACTTGCAAAACGTTTAGGTCTTGGTTCTGTACTCGGTTATTTGTTGGCAGGTATTTTAATTGGGCCCACTGTATTGCAGTTTATTGGCACTGAAGGACAGGATCTGATGCACTCAGCTGAGTTTGGTGTGGTGATGATGTTGTTCCTGATTGGTCTTGAACTGGAGCCCGCCTTGCTTTGGAAATTACGCAAAGCAATTCTTGGTTTGGGTGGATTGCAGGTGCTCATTACGTCCATTATTATTTCAGGTATTGCTTATTTTTTAGATCTGCCATGGCAATCTTCATTAGCAATAGGAATGGCATTGGCACTCAGTTCAACAGCATTGGTGTTGCAAACACTTGCTGAAAAAGGAATCAATCGTACCACAGCCGGACGTAGTGCGTTTGCGGTGTTACTCTTCCAGGATATTGCAGTGATTCCGATGCTGGCATTTTTTCCTTTACTTGCTATCGCCGGGTTAACACCTGCTGATGTTAATGTGAATGAAGCAGAAGGTTGGATAGAAAGCCAAAGTGGATGGATGCGGGCTTTGATTGTATCAGGTGCAATTGGTTTTATTATTATTGGTGGACGCTATTTAATTCCTCCCATTTTTCGTTTAGTAGCAGCAACACAGTTACGTGAAATGTTTACAGCAACTGCGTTGTTATTAGTAGTTGGCATTGCTGTGTTAATGTCTTCTGTTGGATTGAGCCCTGCTTTGGGAACATTTCTTTCCGGTGTAGTATTGGCAAACAGTGAATACAAACATGAATTAGAAAGTGATATTGAACCATTCAAAGGATTATTACTTGGTTTGTTTTTTATTGCAGTTGGCGCTTCTATCAATTTTGAATTGATCATGAATCAGCCGCTATTGATCTTTGGATTAGTGTTGGCGTTAATGTTTGTAAAAGCAGTTGTGTTATTAGTATTGGGTAAGATTTTCAAACTACTTGTTGATCAGAATATTATTTTCTCTTCATCTTTATCACAGGTAGGAGAGTTTGCATTTGTTTTGTTGAGTTTTTCGTTAACAGAAGGTATTGTTGAAAGAGGTTATGTTGAGATATTAATGGCTGTGGTAGCTATCAGTATGGCACTTACACCCATTGCTTTTTTCCTCAATGAAAAAATCGTGTTGCCATTTATTGACAAGCGATTATCATCAAACAAAACAGAAAAAGAGGCGGATGCGGTAAATGAAAAAAATCCGGTGATCATTGCTGGCTTTGGTCATTTCGGCAATACGATTGGACGTTTCCTTCGGGCACATGGTGTAAGGACAACGGTATTGGATATTGACAGCAACCGTGTGGAGTTTCTGCGTAAGATGGGTTTTAAAGTTTACTACGGCGATGCAAGTCGTTACGATATTCTGTTGGCGGCTGGTGCGGCTGAAGCAAAAATGATCATTATTGCAGTTGATGATCCTGAGAAGCGGTTACAGATGATCGAAACCATCAAAAAACATTTTCCTGATCTGCAAATGCTGGTACGCAGCAGCACAAGGGAAGATACCTACGATCAGATGAATGCAGGTATACTGCATATCTATCGTGAGACGATCGATACTTCACTCCGTATGGGTGTGGATGCTATGAAGATACTTGGTCACCGAGCATACACGGCACAACGTGCTGCACGAACATTCTTCCGTTACGATGAACAGAAGTTGAAAGATCTTTCCAAGCTCCGGGACAATGAAAAAGAATACATCAACCAGGCAAGAGAATACATTGAAGAACTGGAAGAAATTATAAAGGCTGATACAAAACAACTGCACCTCGTAAAAGATCTTGGTTGGGATGAGGATAGTTTGATTGCTGATGAGAAGGTGAAGAAAGATGAGTAA